GGTGAACAACTGACTCCGCTTGAACGGGATGGAAGCTTCAGAGGCCGTCAGCTCGATGACGAGCCAGAGGCCATCCCCTGAGGGTTGAAACTGCCATGACGCCTCGAGGTCGGCGTCTTTGGGCAAGCCCTCCAGAACCCCGACCACAGCCTCGGGATCCCAACGGCAATCCACAGCAGCAAAGGGAGCACTGGTCAAAGCACGCCGACTGGCCAGGAGCCGTTGCTCCAGCAACCGCACCTGCTGATCGGTGCGGGCCGATGTGGAGGCGGCCTGGCTGGTGCGCGACCAGCCCTGAAGGGACACCTGGCTGCTGATCCCCAGGATCACCGCGGAGACGACAACTTCCGCGAGCGTCATTGCAGCAGCTTCAAATCGAGCCGGCTCTTAGAGCCGTCACTCCAATGCAGTTGCAGCGTTCCAGCCATCGCGCCGTGGGGTTGCCACTCCCGCAGTTGCCAATCGCGATCAGCAACGCGGCCCGATTGAAGCAGCCCAGGGTTCATCCCAGGGCAACGCTCTGAACCCTCCCACTCCGAGGAGGGCAAGGCCAACAAGCAGGCATGGTCACCAACAGCGTGCTGTTGAAAGGCCATCGCGACCGACCGCTCGGCATCACGGGTCTGGGCGATGGCCAGCGCCTGACGGCTGCGCTGGCGCGCGTGCAGAGCGAGGGTCTGCAACGACAAACTGCTCAGCAGCAGCAGTGCCGAAGTGGTGAGCGCTAGGGGCAAGGCAAACCCCCGCTGCTGTGGATCGGGCAATCGCATCCAACATCAACCAACACTGGATGAAGCATTCCCCGCAGGTGGGCCGACTTAGCCTGAAGTGGTTGCATCCAGCCCGTGAGCCCGGAGCCGAACCGGCTGCTGATCGTCGATGACGACCCGGAACTGCTGCGGTTCCTGATCGACGAACTCAGCAGCGCCGGCCATCAGTGCATCGGCTGCGACACCGGCCAGGACGCTCTGCTGCGTTGGCGCCAGGAACAGTTCGATCTGGTGGTGCTGGATTGGACGCTGCCGGACTTCTCGGGAGTGGAGCTCTGCCGCCGGCTGCGCAGCAGCGGCAACACCACACCGGTGTTGATGCTCACCGCCCGCGACGATGTGGACGAGCGGGTTCAGTCCCTCGATGCGGGGGTGGACGACTACCTGACCAAGCCGTTCAACCTCAAGGAACTGCACGCCAGGGTGCGGGCCCGGCTGCGCCGTGGCGGCTACGAACAGGAGGCACGAGGAGAGGCCAGCGGCATTGCCCTCGGAGATCTGCTGCTGGATCCGATCGAACGCCGCGTGGAGCGGGGCGAGCGCAGCATTGCTCTCTCCCAGCGGGAATTTGAGCTGTTGCTGTTCCTGGTGAGAAATGCGGATGCTGTGCAATCGCGCCAAACGATTCTGGATGCCGTGTGGGGTGCGCCGTTCGTTGGCGACCCCAACACCCTCGACGTCTACATGGGCTACCTGCGCAAGAAGGTGGAAGTCAAAGGGACTGCGCAGTTGCTCCACACGGTGCGCGGCGTGGGCTTCATGGCGCGGGTGGGCGATCCGAAATCCTGAAGCGCAACTGCAGATCGGCTCCACCGCCCGGAGCATCGCCAATCAGCAGCTCGCCCTGCATCGCTCGCATTAAGTCGTTCACGATCGCCAGGCCCAGGCCACTGCCCTGGATGCCACTGGCTGTGCTCCCGCGGGCAAAGCGTTCCAACACCTGATCGCGTTCTGCGACGGGAATGCCGGGCCCTTGATCACGCACATGCAGAGTGACGCCATTGGGGGATGCCGAGACCCCCAACTGCACCGAACCCTCGGAGTAGCGCAGGGCGTTGTCCACCAAGGCGGCCAGGCATTGGTGCACCCGATCGGCATCAGCGCGGATACAGGGCAGATCTCCTTCCACAGACGGTGCCAATTGCAGACGCTCCGGCGCCAGACCCTGCAGGCGTTCGAACGCTTGCAACAGCAACGCCTCGGGATCGAGATCGTCCACAGCCAAGGCGAGTCGCCCGGCATCGACGCGGGCAAAGTCGAGCATCACCGCGATCAGTTCACCCAGCCGTTTGGCTTCAGCAGCGATCAACGCCACTGCCGCTGGTGAGTTCTGCGAGGGCGCAGCCTGAAGACGCTGGGCATGGCTGGAGATCACGGTGATCGGCGTGCGCAGTTCATGGGCGACCCCATCAACGAAGCGACGTTCGCGCTGCCATGCCGCCGCCAAGCGGGCTTGCAGCTGATTGAAAGCTTGGACAATCGGCTGCAATTCGCGTGACTGTCCCAAGGGATCTAAAGATCGTTGACCAAGCGAGTCGGCGCTCATAGAGGAGAGCTCATCAGCCAGCAACTGCAAAGGCTTGATAAGACCACGCCACAGCACCAAACGGAACAACAACGACACAAGCAAGAGAGACCCACCCCCTGCGGCAATCAGAAGGAGTTGATCCCGGCGTTGGGCTTGGATCGACGCCGTGACGTTCTGGCGCACCTCCAACACCGCGTGGCTGACACCAAGAGCAGGAAGTGTGCTTCTACTGGTCAACCAGTAGGTCTCGTCAATCCGACGCAACGTCGGAGATTGATCGGGAACATCATCAGGGACCAAAGCCGCTTGTACACCGAAGGCATGGGGCAGAGGCAACGAAAGTGCACCAGTGCCTAAATCCCTGCGAATCTGATCCACCAACCGCTGGTGGCGATCCGACCGTTCAGCATCCGCCAAGAAGGAACCAAAAGCGAAGAGCGCTGCATATCCCGCCACGACCGCCAGCAATGACGTGGATTGCAACCAGAGACGCAGGGACGGAAGAGAGCGGAGCGCCACGTATCTGAGAGAAAACCTAAGAGCGTTCTTAGAGAAGCTTTAGCCAGAACTTCTTTGCAGGCCAACAAGACAAGTCATGGTTGTCATGTCGGCACCAACGGTGCACATCAACAACCAAAATCCATTAACGATGACTTCCCTCAATTCCAAGCTGCAGCTGGCAATGCTCAACCGAAAGAAGAGCCGCAACCCACTCGAAAAGGGCTTCACGCTGGTGGAGCTGATGATCGTGATTGTGATTGTTGGCGTTCTTTCAGCCGTTGCACTGCCAAATTTCCTGGGGCAAACCAATAAAGCCAAAGGCACAGAAGCCCGTTCTCAAATCTCAAGCATCATCAAAGGTGCAGCGGCGTCATACCTGGAAGGAGGAGACACCAAGGTCAATACTGATATCACGAATGGCACCGCTGGAAATGGCCCATGCTCACTGTGGGGCGCTCCAGGAGCCACGGTGACAAAATTTGATTACACATGCGTCAATGGAGCTAATGGACTGAAGGTCACCGCAACAGGCAACGCCAATGACACCAACCTGCAGAGTGCAGTGATCGTTCATGATGTTGACCTGTCGACAGGAATTGTCACACCAAACAACACCGAGACGTCTCAAATGTTTGGAGGAGCATTGGCCGATCCTGTCTGAAGATAGAAGACAAAATGCCGCACAAGCCCACCACAAGGTGGGCTTTTTATTGCACAGAAACAACATGATTCAGGGAGAAAGGATCATCAAAACCAGCCCAAAGCGACAGACAAGATCAAGATGCATGCTTCACGCAATGCACATTAACGCAACCGACAAGCCTTCAAAACCATGGCTAACAACAGAAGACTGATCACCCGCAACCAAGGGATTATCAATACCAGGCGAACAACAAAATAAACACTTAATTTTTTTCAGAACCAACCAACCAAAGTCTCAGAGAATCAACAGACAGCAACCAAAAACAAATGAGAAGATAGGGGAACTGGAGGGGGCTCATGAAGATTTTACGGAACACAAACAAAAGATCTGCAGGATTCACCCTAATGGAGATGCTCGTAACTGTTTCACTTGTTGGAATTCTCAGCTCAGTGGCTCTACCGAACTATCTCAATCAAATGAACCGAACAAGGCAAAATGAAGCAGCTTCAACAATCTCCCAGATCCAAACCACCATCGCAGCCTATGCCGATGAATTTGGACTCTTACCAACAAGCTGGGCTGAACTCAACGACACCAGCGCAGTCATGACAGACAATGGACCAGCGACAGCGAATAACTTTGAGACCATCACTCTTGCTGGCGGGTATTACAACGTGACCATTTCAAATACTGACAACCTCTTCACCATCACAGCCACACGCTCTGAAACCCCCAATCTCAACATCATTGCCTGCGTGAATCTCAGCAATGGCGCCAGTAGCATCAATCAAGGTACACAAGCCGCCGCCGCGACAGCCCCAAACTGCGGATAAATGAAATTCACACCCCACGCATACAAACAGCATTCACCACAGAAAATCCCAAAGCAAGAGCAGGGGCTTTCGATGCTGATTGCCTTGATGATGGGATTGGTCTTGATGGCGGGAGTCACCGGATTGCTGCTGCGACAACTGATGGGGCGCAAGCTAGGAGCGTCGGAAAGCTATCAGCAAATGGCCGAAACAGCTGCACTGAATGGATTTAACCGAATCCTGAGTGAACTGAATAACAACGACAACACTGCTTACAAGGGATACCTCTTGACTCTGAACCATCATCAAGGAGATACAGAGATTCCCGGGAGCGAAGAATGGGGATGGAATCCAGCCAACCAAACAAATTTTCCACTTCGGGAACCGTGTACAGATCGGAGCAGGCTACCGGATGCTGCACCAGCCAACAGTGAGACGAGCAATCGTCCTTACGTGGAATTAACAGAACGAACAACCAGCCAACGTGAGGACGGAAAAGGCAATATTCAATTGCAGTATCGATTGAGGGGATACACAACCACGGCAACAGCGACCAACAATGGAACAGGCGAGGGACGGTTCCAAATCGAAGGCCTTGTCGTACGCGCGGGTGATGCTGCCGGTACGGGCTACCTTGCAAGAACCCTTTTACTACGTTCTCTGTATGTGAATTCGATTGTTGCGGGAGAAGGTGATTGGGCTGTATTGGCAGGACAAACACTGTCACTAGGTGATACCAAAATTCTTCAAAACAGTGGCCAAACAGGCGAAGGAAAAGTATTGCTGAATGTGAGTACAACCAATCAATACAGCACGAGTACTGGCTGTTCGTCGTCCAATCTCCTGGACGATGTCAATGCAAGCCTGACCAACAACAATCTTGAAGGCAAAATCGTGCCGATCATGGGACAAGGATTGCCTACATCAATTTTATGGAATCAAGGCTTCACCCAGGACAAAGTGGTTGGTTCCAGCGAGGTCAGAGTTTGGAGCTTTGATGACTCAGGAGGCTTGGACGAATGCGGAGGTATCGCTTGCAGTCGCGATGTCAACAGCGCAACGGCAAGCAACCGAAATGATCTTGAAGAGGATGCAGGTTCTGTGATTCGATTAAGTTTCGATGAACTCTGTGAAGGCACTGGGGCTGATTGCCACATCTATGTGGAGCACATCAACCTCACTAAAAGTCGTCTGCTGATCGAAACGAGTGCTGACCGCCCTGTTGTCTTGCATCTGGAGTATCCCAACACCTCCACCACTGCCCCCTCGCAATCCGGCATTACAGGAAGCATTAATCTTGAAAGTGGCTCACAAATCTGTGGAGTCAATGTTGGCAGTAGCACCTGCAATGGGAAACCTGAACAGCTCGTCATCCTCTCGTCTACTCCGAAACCAACAAGCATCCGCAGCTGCGCAGCAACACCACAAAATGAACGTTACGTTCTGGACTTTGATGGCAACAGCCTTCCCCATGCGACTGTGCATCTAATCCCAGGCATCGTGAAGACTGGAAGCAGCACTACGCAGCTGAATGGGCTCATCTGGGCCGACGTAATCTGTACCGATGCGGGCCCCTTTTCCTTGATTACTGACACCTCTGGAGGAAGAAGTGTTGTACGTGATCTAAATGAACAGTGGAACTGGGAAAGCCAGAATTTTCCAGGATACGGACAAATGGTAACCCGCGGAGTACGTGGAACCGGCCTGGATACATTCCGACGTTGGTAAGCCAAAACTCACTCATCACTCAGAATACAGGGAAGAAAATCATTTAGAAAAGAAGGGAGGCAGTTTGTTGTTGTTATTAGCCATGCCATAGCGTGATCAACAAGAAGCGCTATCGACGCCACAATCGATCCAGACAGAAACCGAATGGGTTTTCAATGGTCGAGGTGCTGATTGCAGGGCTTCTCCTGGCGTCTGCCTTAGCAGCCGTAAGCAGGATCTCTGTTGCAGCATTGAGTGGCAGTGCTCGATTATCAGATCGAGCAAGAATCGAAGCAGCCATCAACGACAATATTCAAACCATGCAGAAAGAAGATTCCTACTATACCGATAGCTTTATTGTCCAACAAGGAGGAGATGAAGCATTCCAAAATGCCTGCTCCAATCCGCCAGAAGCACTCAGCCAACACCTCCAAGCGGTTGCACCTCAACCACGCGAGACATCGATCCAACGGACATTTGATGTGAGCTCGGTGTCCGGAATTTTACGAATTATTTATAGCTTCGATGGCCCAGAACAACAGATAAAAACAGAAAAAAGAATAATTGAAATGTCTCCAAACTTTGCCGCCAAATGCTACAGCACAACATGACAAAAACAGAAAACGGCTTTTCGCTACTCGAAATGCTTGTGGGAATAGCAATTATTACAATCGGCTTATCAGCCACAATTCCCTCTTATATGCGGAACATGCGCCAGGGAGAAGTAGATCGCTACACCCAACAATTGGAGGCAGGATTTTTCGGACTTAGAGCTAAGCTTGGTCGACAGAAGACCAGTTGCACGTTGAAATTCGACCAGAATGGACTGGATAATTTTGTTGCTCCAACTGACTTGGTAGAAATGCAAAAATACCCTGGGCGAATTGAATGCTGCAACAGTGATATTGAAGCAGCAGGCCAAGCCAGCGGGTGTGCCAATGGGCCGGAAATTGGTGCATTACTAGCACAAGGCCAACCAGCAGAAGAACAACCCAAAATCATCCGCGAGCGATCCTTACGCCTCCTCGACCAAGAAGGAACACCAGAATCGCAAGCGGTGGAGGTGGCTGTGAATCTCCGTCGCTATGAGCTCACGCCTCCGGGAACGAGCACGATGTCGGATGACCTGATTTTTCTAATCCGATCGACCAACACCCAGGGACAACGACTGCGCACACGCTGCCTGCAAATATCAGGAACTGGAACTGTCATCCGCGCCAGTTGGGACGCTTCATCATCAAGGTGCGAGAAATAAAAATCTCACCCACTCCTCATAACATCATCATCCCAAACTCATATCATCAACTTCAAAAACAACGATAGTAAAAGGATCAAGCTATACGGGTCATGAAATCAAGAACCTTGCTTGCCCATATCCCTCAAAAACCAGAGAAAAATGGCTTTGCAGGCATGAGTGAATTGGTGATTGCTGCAGGGGTCGGAACACTCTTAATCATGGCCTCTGGGGTAGCACTGCAATCCACTGGAACACTTATTAAGCAGTCCGAAGAAAAAACAACACTCCGTCAAAACTCAACCAATGGCCTGCGATTACTACGTTCAGAAGTTGAACGAAGCATGCACCTTGTGATCAACAAGACAGAAGCCTTTACAGAAGAGCAAGCCCATATCAATCTAAGCGACAGTCGGTATACATCACTGCTAGATGAATGCAATCAGTTGGCTGGGGCCCGACCCTTCAAACCGCTTTTCGGAGTGAAAATGGTCGAGCTCAATAAACCCGTTTTATACGGCATGAGTTTGAGATCAGGTGGTTACACCATTGAGCGATGCGGAGCACCACTGGATCCGGATGGAAAATACAACGAAACGGCGAATGTTTTCCTTTCTCGCGTCCTGGAAGACATCGGCGCCATTCCCTGCCGCAAGGAAAGCGAACTCAATGAAGGTGAAAGCCTGGCCACCGTGTGTGAAGAGGATGGTCCGACTAGGGCTGAGATTCTGAACAGCACGGATTTCACCTTCACGGCAGGCAAAACACCAAGCCGAACGGAGCGTCAACCCGGACTACGCATTGAAACCGACACCAACTACAAATTGGTGAAATTCATTGACCCGACGGAAACTGGCGAGGGTCAAAATGAAGATACCATCACCGAAAGCTTCATCAACAAGCTCGGCGTTGGTGACAAGCAAGTGACCTACCAACCGCTTTATTTCACCGCCTTCGCACGTGCCGACAAACGCGTTGACAACTTCGGGGAAGGAGACCAAGGAGGGCCTCTTAACGGTGCTTTCTTCCAAAACATTGCGAGCAGCAATGTTCGCTTTGTGCTCGACGGATCAGGCTCCATGAGTGCCTGTGTGATGTGGGGCGATGGCTACGGGGCCTGGAGAACCTTCTACGATCCAAACAAGAAGAGATATCGCGATACTCGAAAAATTTGCGCACTGACAAGAATGGAGGCTCTTATCAGTGAGATGACAATGATCCTAGAACAATTGCCAGACAACACGAATATCGGGATCGCAGCTTTTAGCTCTGGCAGCTACCAAAACAATAAAGAGTGGGCAGAATCGTCCGACGGTTTGGTTCGCCTAGGCGACGCCGGCAAACGTGATTCAGCCTTGGCATTTGTGAACAGTCTTGATGCAGGAAAAGTCAGCAGATGGGGAGGAACAGACCCGTGGTTATCCATTGAAAATGTCTTCAACGACAAACAAACCGATACCCTTTATCTACTCACCGACGGCGAACCCGATCAAGACCCTGATGGTGGAGACTGGAAGAACAACGATCATGAGCCCACGGCCATTAAATACGCTGAATTCAACAACAACAGAAGTTACGGAGGCAAGGATCAACCGCTGATCGTTAACACCACATCAGTGGATTTAAAATCCAACTGGCTGATGAAGCTTTCAGAATTAACACGCGGTACTTATCTGGAAGTCGGGAAAGACAACAACGGCCATGGAAATAATCTCGGAGATTGTGACCCAAGCAATCCAAGCGCGAACTTCGATCACTGCAACGACGCAGACGACATTGAACTCAACGGAGGCCAAACGCCTTGAGCCTCTGCCCAACAAACGTCAGCCTCAGCTCCCCCCACCATCATTTAGCTTCAGCACCGCCATGAAGGCCTCCTGGGGCACATCGACCTTGCCCATCGCCTTCATCCGTTTCTTGCCCTTGGCCTGCTTCTTCAGCAGTTTCTTCTTCCGAGAGATATCGCCGCCGTAGCACTTGGCGAGCACATCCTTACGGATGGCGCTGATGCTGGTGGAAGCAATGATTCGGCTGCCGATCGAAGCCTGAATCGGAATCTTGAACTGCTGGCGGGGGATCAGTTCCTTGAGTTTCTCCACCAGCGCTTTGCCCACGTTGTAGGCCTTGTCTTGGTGAACGATCGTGGTGAGGGCATCGGCCCGATCTCCGTTAATCAGCACATCAAGGCGCACCAGCTGGTTCTTGCGGTAGCCAATCAGGCTGTATTCCATTGAGGCATAGCCCTGGGTGCGCGTCTTCATCTGATCGAAGAAGTCGGTCACCACTTCCGCTAGCGGCAATTCGTAGATCAACGTCACCCGATCGGTGGTGATGTACTTCATATCGATGTATTCACCACGCCGTTCCTGGCAGAGGCCCATCAGCGCGCCGTTGTATTCATTCGGTGCATAGATCTCCATCTTCACGTAGGGCTCTTCGATCGACTCACGCTTTTGCGGATCGGGAAGCGTGGCGGGGTTGTCCACCATCACCTCGGAACCATCGATCATGTTCACCTTGTAGATCACCGATGGCGCGGTGACGATCAGATCGAGGTCGTATTCGCGCTCAAGCCGCTCCTGCACGATCTCCATATGGAGCAGGCCCAGGAAGCCGCAGCGGAAACCAAAGCCCATGGCACTGCTGGTTTCCGGCTCGTACTTCAACGCCGCATCAGACAGCTGCAGTTTGTCGAGGGCATCGCGCAGATCGGGGTACTGATCAGCCTCAGTGGGGAACAGGCCGCAGAACACCATCGGCTTGGCCTCGGTGTAACCGGGCAAGGGCTCATCTGCCGGTGCATTCACCAGGGTGATCGTGTCGCCCACACGGGCATCAGCCACAGCCTTGATGGACGCCGCCAGGTAGCCCACCTCACCGGCATGGAGCTCATCCACCTTCTTCTGATCCGGCGCCATGATCCCGATCTCATCGAGCTCATAGGTCTTCTTGCTGGCCATCAACAGCACTTTGTCTTTGCAGTTGATCCGGCCACTCATCACCCGGAAGTAGACGATCACGCCCCGGTAGGGGTCGTAATAGGAGTCGAAAATCAGGGCCTTGGTGGGTTCCTCCACCGCATCCTTCGGCGGGGGCACCCGGTCCACCACCGCCTGCAGGATCTCGGGCACACCCATGCCCGTCTTGGCCGAGCAGGGGATGGCGTTGCTGCAATCGAGGCCGATGATCGCCTCGACTTCCTCCTTGATCCGATCCGGATCCGCACCGGGCAGGTCGATCTTGTTGAGCACCGGGATGATCTCGAGATCGTTGTCCAGCGCCAGATACACGTTGGCCAGGGTCTGAGCTTCCACGCCCTGGCTGGCATCCACCACCAACAAGGCCCCTTCACAGGCCTGAAGGCTGCGGCTCACCTCATAGGAGAAGTCAACGTGCCCAGGGGTGTCGATCAGGTTGAGGACGTACTCCTCCCCATCGGCCGCCGTGTAGTTCATCCGGGCGGCCTGGAGCTTGATCGTGATCCCCCGCTCCCGTTCCAGATCCATGTTGTCCAGGAACTGGTCCTGCATGTCCCGGTTGGCCACGGTGCCCGTGTCCTGCAGCAAGCGGTCGGCCAGGGTCGACTTGCCGTGGTCGATGTGGGCAATGATGCAGAAGTTGCGGATCCGTGAGACGGGGGCGTCGGTCATGCAGCGGCGGAATCCCGTCTCGGGTCCAGAGATCGTCGTTGTCACAATCCTAAGGAGTGGCGATCAATAGAAAGGCAGGCCTTACAGAAATTGGCTTGCTCGAGTGGATGTGCCGCCTGGTACGGATGAATGATCAGCTCACGTAGTAGCTGAGGGGCTCCTCCGGCGTTCCTTCCCGGTCAATCTGCATCTGGATCTTGGCCAAATAGCGACGGGCCACAAAAGCATTTTCCATCTCATAAGAAGCAAAACGCTCCAGCTGACAGCACTGGCTTACCACCACATCGGCACGATCGAAATGGAAGCCAGTCTCAGCCGCCAGGGCAATGACTGCATCCAGGTCAATGTCGAGAGGCAAATGGGTGTCTCCCCATTGGTCCACGCGAAACGTGACAAGTTGCTCCTGCAACTTGACATCCGAACGTACCCTGGCGAGAAAACCCAGAAGCTGCTTTTGACCACTCATCCAGGAGCTCCTAGAGGCAAGAAACCACCGATCCACTCGACTGCCAAATCGGAAAGCTGAAGATCACCCGAAAGACCTGACAAGTACTGATACGACGGACCATTGGTTCCACTGATGTTGGGAACAAGTAAATCTCCGACGCTAACGACAAGATTGCCGGCGTCATCAATTTGCCGCTGAAGGGCTACCAGGTTGTAGCTCTGGCCAGCTCGTGTGTTGAAGGCAAGCTCCAATGCTTGGGTTCCACCGTCTTCGGCCATTAACCGCACAATGCGATCACCATCTGTATACGCAGACTCATCTCCTGAAGAACCTCCGCGATAGCGGGTGATCGTCGGTGCCTTTGATGGCCACGGCAACAAAGGGTTAAGTCTCGACTCAATTTGCTCATCCAGAAGTTGCGACATCTGCGTATAAGCAAACCTTTGCCCTTCGGTCGCAAGAGGATCTTCACCATTGAGCACTCGCAATGCTTCTGCCTTGGGATCCAGAT
This genomic interval from Synechococcus sp. UW69 contains the following:
- a CDS encoding sensor histidine kinase KdpD; translation: MALRSLPSLRLWLQSTSLLAVVAGYAALFAFGSFLADAERSDRHQRLVDQIRRDLGTGALSLPLPHAFGVQAALVPDDVPDQSPTLRRIDETYWLTSRSTLPALGVSHAVLEVRQNVTASIQAQRRDQLLLIAAGGGSLLLVSLLFRLVLWRGLIKPLQLLADELSSMSADSLGQRSLDPLGQSRELQPIVQAFNQLQARLAAAWQRERRFVDGVAHELRTPITVISSHAQRLQAAPSQNSPAAVALIAAEAKRLGELIAVMLDFARVDAGRLALAVDDLDPEALLLQAFERLQGLAPERLQLAPSVEGDLPCIRADADRVHQCLAALVDNALRYSEGSVQLGVSASPNGVTLHVRDQGPGIPVAERDQVLERFARGSTASGIQGSGLGLAIVNDLMRAMQGELLIGDAPGGGADLQLRFRISDRPPAP
- a CDS encoding Tfp pilus assembly protein FimT/FimU — translated: MTKTENGFSLLEMLVGIAIITIGLSATIPSYMRNMRQGEVDRYTQQLEAGFFGLRAKLGRQKTSCTLKFDQNGLDNFVAPTDLVEMQKYPGRIECCNSDIEAAGQASGCANGPEIGALLAQGQPAEEQPKIIRERSLRLLDQEGTPESQAVEVAVNLRRYELTPPGTSTMSDDLIFLIRSTNTQGQRLRTRCLQISGTGTVIRASWDASSSRCEK
- a CDS encoding type IV pilin protein; the encoded protein is MKILRNTNKRSAGFTLMEMLVTVSLVGILSSVALPNYLNQMNRTRQNEAASTISQIQTTIAAYADEFGLLPTSWAELNDTSAVMTDNGPATANNFETITLAGGYYNVTISNTDNLFTITATRSETPNLNIIACVNLSNGASSINQGTQAAAATAPNCG
- a CDS encoding VWA domain-containing protein, whose translation is MKSRTLLAHIPQKPEKNGFAGMSELVIAAGVGTLLIMASGVALQSTGTLIKQSEEKTTLRQNSTNGLRLLRSEVERSMHLVINKTEAFTEEQAHINLSDSRYTSLLDECNQLAGARPFKPLFGVKMVELNKPVLYGMSLRSGGYTIERCGAPLDPDGKYNETANVFLSRVLEDIGAIPCRKESELNEGESLATVCEEDGPTRAEILNSTDFTFTAGKTPSRTERQPGLRIETDTNYKLVKFIDPTETGEGQNEDTITESFINKLGVGDKQVTYQPLYFTAFARADKRVDNFGEGDQGGPLNGAFFQNIASSNVRFVLDGSGSMSACVMWGDGYGAWRTFYDPNKKRYRDTRKICALTRMEALISEMTMILEQLPDNTNIGIAAFSSGSYQNNKEWAESSDGLVRLGDAGKRDSALAFVNSLDAGKVSRWGGTDPWLSIENVFNDKQTDTLYLLTDGEPDQDPDGGDWKNNDHEPTAIKYAEFNNNRSYGGKDQPLIVNTTSVDLKSNWLMKLSELTRGTYLEVGKDNNGHGNNLGDCDPSNPSANFDHCNDADDIELNGGQTP
- a CDS encoding Nif11-like leader peptide family natural product precursor; the encoded protein is MSGQKQLLGFLARVRSDVKLQEQLVTFRVDQWGDTHLPLDIDLDAVIALAAETGFHFDRADVVVSQCCQLERFASYEMENAFVARRYLAKIQMQIDREGTPEEPLSYYVS
- a CDS encoding type II secretion system protein, encoding MTLAEVVVSAVILGISSQVSLQGWSRTSQAASTSARTDQQVRLLEQRLLASRRALTSAPFAAVDCRWDPEAVVGVLEGLPKDADLEASWQFQPSGDGLWLVIELTASEASIPFKRSQLFTPAGLGHCPREANDAL
- the lepA gene encoding translation elongation factor 4, producing the protein MTDAPVSRIRNFCIIAHIDHGKSTLADRLLQDTGTVANRDMQDQFLDNMDLERERGITIKLQAARMNYTAADGEEYVLNLIDTPGHVDFSYEVSRSLQACEGALLVVDASQGVEAQTLANVYLALDNDLEIIPVLNKIDLPGADPDRIKEEVEAIIGLDCSNAIPCSAKTGMGVPEILQAVVDRVPPPKDAVEEPTKALIFDSYYDPYRGVIVYFRVMSGRINCKDKVLLMASKKTYELDEIGIMAPDQKKVDELHAGEVGYLAASIKAVADARVGDTITLVNAPADEPLPGYTEAKPMVFCGLFPTEADQYPDLRDALDKLQLSDAALKYEPETSSAMGFGFRCGFLGLLHMEIVQERLEREYDLDLIVTAPSVIYKVNMIDGSEVMVDNPATLPDPQKRESIEEPYVKMEIYAPNEYNGALMGLCQERRGEYIDMKYITTDRVTLIYELPLAEVVTDFFDQMKTRTQGYASMEYSLIGYRKNQLVRLDVLINGDRADALTTIVHQDKAYNVGKALVEKLKELIPRQQFKIPIQASIGSRIIASTSISAIRKDVLAKCYGGDISRKKKLLKKQAKGKKRMKAMGKVDVPQEAFMAVLKLNDGGGS
- a CDS encoding response regulator transcription factor, with the protein product MSPEPNRLLIVDDDPELLRFLIDELSSAGHQCIGCDTGQDALLRWRQEQFDLVVLDWTLPDFSGVELCRRLRSSGNTTPVLMLTARDDVDERVQSLDAGVDDYLTKPFNLKELHARVRARLRRGGYEQEARGEASGIALGDLLLDPIERRVERGERSIALSQREFELLLFLVRNADAVQSRQTILDAVWGAPFVGDPNTLDVYMGYLRKKVEVKGTAQLLHTVRGVGFMARVGDPKS
- a CDS encoding type IV pilin protein — encoded protein: MVVMSAPTVHINNQNPLTMTSLNSKLQLAMLNRKKSRNPLEKGFTLVELMIVIVIVGVLSAVALPNFLGQTNKAKGTEARSQISSIIKGAAASYLEGGDTKVNTDITNGTAGNGPCSLWGAPGATVTKFDYTCVNGANGLKVTATGNANDTNLQSAVIVHDVDLSTGIVTPNNTETSQMFGGALADPV